The following coding sequences lie in one Carnobacterium gallinarum DSM 4847 genomic window:
- a CDS encoding recombinase family protein, whose protein sequence is MLKIGYARVSSKNQNLDRQLKALEGVSKVFTDKTSGQSMERPQLQAMLKYIRHGDIVVVTELDRLGRNNQDLTNLMNKIQLKGATLEVLNLPSMSGIEDENLRRLINNLVIELYKYQAESERKRIKERQAQGIALAKQKGKFKGGQRKFKENDSRLQHAFKLFLEGYTDKEVEESTGINRRTFARYRQRYGIYRSKESEGIK, encoded by the coding sequence ATGCTTAAAATTGGTTATGCAAGAGTTAGCAGTAAAAATCAAAATTTAGATAGACAGCTGAAGGCATTAGAGGGGGTTTCTAAGGTCTTTACTGATAAGACAAGCGGTCAGTCCATGGAACGTCCACAATTGCAAGCTATGCTGAAGTATATTCGTCATGGTGATATTGTTGTTGTTACCGAGTTGGATCGTTTAGGAAGGAACAATCAAGACCTTACAAATCTTATGAATAAGATTCAGTTAAAAGGAGCAACGCTTGAAGTCTTAAACTTACCGTCCATGAGTGGGATTGAGGACGAAAATTTAAGACGTTTGATTAATAACTTAGTCATTGAATTATACAAATATCAAGCGGAATCAGAGCGTAAACGAATTAAGGAACGACAGGCGCAAGGAATTGCGCTAGCAAAGCAAAAGGGAAAATTTAAAGGCGGTCAGCGTAAATTTAAAGAGAATGATTCCAGGTTACAACATGCTTTTAAGCTTTTTTTAGAGGGTTATACAGATAAGGAAGTTGAGGAAAGTACAGGTATTAATCGGCGGACGTTTGCCAGGTATCGACAGCGGTATGGTATTTATCGTTCAAAAGAAAGTGAGGGAATTAAGTGA
- a CDS encoding GW dipeptide domain-containing protein: protein MPNLGWIDKKAFNVNIQRQVDAIKSTNVTTNKKWIMREKRNHLTVLDTNMTIDTLPWGQKGFKNIGRANSYANNYVSITQDAGSYFYSPDLRGWIDKKSLSTN from the coding sequence GTGCCTAATTTAGGATGGATTGACAAAAAAGCTTTTAATGTAAATATTCAAAGGCAAGTAGATGCAATTAAGAGTACAAATGTTACAACCAATAAAAAATGGATAATGAGAGAGAAAAGAAATCATTTAACCGTTTTAGATACTAACATGACTATTGATACATTGCCTTGGGGGCAAAAAGGGTTTAAGAATATTGGAAGAGCTAATAGCTATGCAAATAACTATGTAAGTATTACTCAAGATGCAGGTTCTTATTTTTATAGTCCAGATTTAAGAGGTTGGATAGACAAAAAGAGTTTGAGTACAAATTAA
- the lspA gene encoding signal peptidase II: protein MILYYLLAAVLIAIDQLVKWGIVQNFALYDELEVIPNIFSLYYIQNRGAAWGILQGRMGLFFIITVLVVGYLVYTFHNLPQRSILAGISFSFILAGALGNFIDRMRLGYVVDMLRFDFIDFPIFNVADVFLTIGVGTMIVYLLFFEKEEGTTSKRD from the coding sequence ATGATTTTATATTACTTACTGGCAGCTGTTTTGATTGCCATAGATCAACTAGTGAAGTGGGGAATCGTCCAGAATTTCGCCTTGTACGATGAGCTGGAAGTTATCCCAAATATTTTTTCCCTGTACTACATCCAGAACCGTGGGGCCGCCTGGGGGATATTGCAAGGGAGGATGGGCCTCTTCTTCATCATCACCGTCCTGGTGGTGGGGTATCTGGTCTACACCTTCCATAACCTGCCGCAAAGGAGCATTTTGGCCGGTATCAGCTTCTCCTTCATCCTGGCGGGGGCTTTGGGCAACTTCATTGACCGCATGCGTCTCGGCTATGTGGTGGATATGCTCCGATTCGATTTCATTGATTTCCCGATATTCAACGTGGCAGATGTTTTCCTCACCATCGGAGTGGGTACCATGATCGTCTACCTCCTCTTTTTCGAAAAAGAAGAGGGAACTACGTCCAAAAGGGATTAG
- a CDS encoding toprim domain-containing protein, whose translation MSTVILAEKPSQALAYASALKQSSKKDGYFEIKDPLFTDETFITFGFGHLVELAEPGHYDEKWQNWKLESLPIFPDRYDFEVAKDKGKQFKIVAELLKKANTIIVATDSDREGENSATCF comes from the coding sequence GTGAGTACGGTTATTTTAGCTGAAAAACCAAGCCAGGCATTGGCGTATGCGAGTGCCTTAAAACAAAGTAGCAAAAAAGACGGATATTTTGAGATCAAAGACCCACTATTTACAGATGAAACGTTTATCACCTTTGGTTTTGGGCATTTAGTGGAATTAGCAGAACCAGGTCATTATGACGAAAAGTGGCAAAATTGGAAACTTGAATCTTTGCCGATCTTTCCTGATCGATACGATTTTGAAGTTGCAAAAGATAAGGGAAAGCAGTTTAAAATTGTTGCTGAACTTCTCAAAAAGGCAAATACAATTATTGTCGCAACAGATAGCGACAGAGAAGGTGAAAATAGTGCGACATGTTTCTAG
- a CDS encoding IS6 family transposase, producing MNYFKGKQFKKDVIIVTVGYYLRYNLSYREVQELLYDRGINVCHTTIYRWVQEYSKVLYDLWKKKNRQSFYSWKMDETYIKIKGRWHYLYRAIDADGLTLDIWLRKKRDTQAAYAFLKRLHKQFGEPKAIVTDKALSLGSAFRKLQSVGLYTKTEHRTVKYLNNLIEQDHRPIKRRNKFYQSLRTASSTIKGMETIRGIYKKNRRNGTLFGFSVSTEIKVLLGIPA from the coding sequence ATGAATTATTTTAAAGGCAAACAATTCAAAAAAGACGTCATTATTGTCACTGTTGGTTACTACCTGCGTTACAATCTAAGCTATCGTGAAGTTCAGGAATTGTTATATGATCGTGGAATAAATGTTTGTCATACTACGATTTATCGTTGGGTGCAAGAGTACAGCAAAGTCCTCTATGATCTTTGGAAGAAGAAAAATAGACAATCCTTCTATTCATGGAAAATGGACGAAACCTATATCAAAATTAAGGGACGTTGGCATTATCTTTATCGTGCAATTGATGCGGACGGCTTAACCTTAGATATCTGGTTACGAAAGAAACGGGATACGCAAGCAGCCTATGCTTTCTTAAAACGACTCCATAAACAGTTTGGTGAGCCGAAAGCAATTGTGACCGATAAAGCACTTTCTCTTGGCTCCGCCTTTAGAAAGTTACAGAGTGTGGGTTTATATACTAAGACAGAGCACCGAACTGTGAAGTATCTTAACAATTTAATAGAACAAGACCATCGACCTATTAAACGACGGAATAAATTTTATCAAAGTCTCCGTACAGCCTCTTCCACGATTAAGGGCATGGAGACCATTCGAGGAATATATAAAAAGAACCGAAGAAATGGAACGCTCTTCGGCTTTTCGGTGTCTACTGAAATCAAGGTATTATTGGGAATCCCAGCTTAA